A window of the Brassica napus cultivar Da-Ae chromosome A2, Da-Ae, whole genome shotgun sequence genome harbors these coding sequences:
- the LOC106418714 gene encoding uncharacterized protein LOC106418714 yields the protein MEELSEVLKNNRTQDISWLCSLSEPELDLLISLKKLAIHRAEITDHYELADYFDLKLLRALGLVLMEYVRKKDTSLVPSAVHQLMGLDKCNLLKTHVDDTTIDIEEIVTGICKMKKKKKKKKRKPIRLRSKSLKRRRYK from the exons ATGGAGGAACTCAGCGAAGTCTTGAAGAACAATAGGACGCAAGATATCTCTTGGCTTTGCTCTCTTTCAGAACCTGAACTG GATTTGCTCATCAGCTTAAAGAAGCTAGCCATTCATCGAGCTGAAATAACTGATCACTACGAACTTGCTGATTATTTTGATCTCAAGTTGCTCCGCGCTCTCG GGCTTGTGCTAATGGAATATGTAAGAAAAAAGGATACCTCCCTTGTCCCAAGCGCTGTTCATCAACTGATGGGTTTGGATAAATGCAATCTGTTGAAAACTCATGTCGATGATACAACAATAGACATTGAGGAGATAGTGACCGGAATCtgcaaaatgaaaaagaaaaagaagaagaagaagagaaaacccATCAGATTAAGAAGTAAATCTCTCAAAAG GAGGCGTTATAAGTAG